In the genome of Bradyrhizobium sp. CB3481, the window TCGCGAGCAGGAAATCTAGCAGCTACCGGGGAGCCCGTTTGTGGCGTGGCACGTGGAAAACGTGGCCGCGTCTTTTTTATGTCTGGACTATCTAGGGAGACAGGCGATGGCGATGCAGAAGGGCACCGTCAAGTGGTTCAACCCCACCAAGGGGTATGGGTTCATCAAGCCGGCGGTCGGTGAGAAGGACGTGTTCGTCCACATCTCGGCCGTCGAGCGTGCGGGACTCACCACTCTCAACGAAAACCAGCACATCGAGTATGACCTTGTCGAGAATCGCGGAAAGACTTCCGCGGAAAACCTCAAGGTCTCCTAAGACCACAACACCTTGAACCCCCGGCACTGCCGGGGGGTTTTCTTTGCGCCCGCCCCCGGATCTACGCGGCGGCTTGGCAACCCGCGATCTCCTGCAGCTCCGGATAGAAGCGCGCGGTCATGCGCCCGACATAGCGCTTGAGATTGGCGTGGCTTGCCGCCGCCCGCTGCAGGTCCGATTCGAACAGTGGACAAATCGCGCAGACCGCGAACGCGAACATCGTGGCATCGATGCCGACAGGCGTGTTGCCCATGAAGAACGGCTTGTCGCCGAGATAGGCCGCCATCGCGTCGATCGAACGAATCCCGATCGCGGTGATCTCGTCGGCCGAGTGACGGCCCAGTCCATGGCCGTGCAGCGTCTTGCGTAAGCGCCGGCGGATCATCGTAACGACCACGGGCCGGACCGGCGCCGGCACGCCCTTGAAGAAGTTGACCGGTCCTTTGCGGAAGTTGTCGTCGATCATCCAGCGGAAATAGACGCTGGCCCAGTAGAGATTGTCCTCCGCCATCTTCTCGAACGCCCAGGAGATGGCGAGCTGCTCGGCGGTAAGCCCCTGGTCGAAGTCGATGCCGTACTTCTTCTCGAGATGCCAGCGGATCAAGGTCGAGTCGCCGAGCAGCTGGCCGTCGTCCTCAATGTAGGGGATCTTGCCTTTGGGAGCCTTCGAAAAGCTCATCAGCGCCTTTTCGAATGGCAGCTTCGACATCCTGAGCAAGGTCTCGGCCTTGGTCACGAACGGGCTTGCGTCGGGAAGGCCGAAATTCGGCCCAGAGCCATAGAGCGTGATCATGGAACCTCGATGAATTTGCTGTGCGCATCTCGCCCGCGCTGCTTCGCGTGCCGATATTATCAGATCGTCCGCGGCGAAATCAGGGTGCCGCCGCGCTCAGTGTCGCCGGCGATCCTGCAGAAATCGCCTTCGAGGCGGAGCCTGCCGCTTGCGAGCAGGCGCAGCGCCTCGGGATAGATGCGGTGCTCGATGTCGAGGATACGCTGCGACAACGTCTCGGCGGTGTCGTCATCGGCCACCGCGACCGCGCCCTGCATCACGATCGGACCGGCATCGGTTTCTGGGATGACGAAATGAACGGTCGCGCCCGAGATCTTCACCCCGGCCCGCAATGCCTGGCCGTGCGGGTCGAGGCCCGGAAAGGACGGCAGCAGCGATGGATGGATATTGAGCATCTTGCCGTACCAGCGTTGCACGAATTCGGCGGTGAACAGCCGCATGAAGCCACCGAGACAAATCAGCTCCACCTTTTCCTCGTCCAGCG includes:
- a CDS encoding cold-shock protein, with product MQKGTVKWFNPTKGYGFIKPAVGEKDVFVHISAVERAGLTTLNENQHIEYDLVENRGKTSAENLKVS
- a CDS encoding glutathione S-transferase family protein; its protein translation is MITLYGSGPNFGLPDASPFVTKAETLLRMSKLPFEKALMSFSKAPKGKIPYIEDDGQLLGDSTLIRWHLEKKYGIDFDQGLTAEQLAISWAFEKMAEDNLYWASVYFRWMIDDNFRKGPVNFFKGVPAPVRPVVVTMIRRRLRKTLHGHGLGRHSADEITAIGIRSIDAMAAYLGDKPFFMGNTPVGIDATMFAFAVCAICPLFESDLQRAAASHANLKRYVGRMTARFYPELQEIAGCQAAA
- the purN gene encoding phosphoribosylglycinamide formyltransferase, which codes for MKARVAILISGRGSNMAALIDAATAADFPAEIATVISNRADAAGLEKAAASGIKTKVIESKPFGKDRAGFEAVLQRALDEEKVELICLGGFMRLFTAEFVQRWYGKMLNIHPSLLPSFPGLDPHGQALRAGVKISGATVHFVIPETDAGPIVMQGAVAVADDDTAETLSQRILDIEHRIYPEALRLLASGRLRLEGDFCRIAGDTERGGTLISPRTI